The sequence below is a genomic window from Acetivibrio clariflavus DSM 19732.
TGCACCATCTATAAGTTTTACAACATCAGCATGTCCATTGTATAGATAATACAGAGTATCGGATTCTCCCTTAATATTACGGGCAATCAGGTTAACTCCCTGAACATTATGGCTTTCTGCTCCATCGCTTCTTACTTCAAGCAATATACTCTGTCCATCGTAGTAATACTTTGTGGTTACTCCGTCTACTGTTTTTTCCACTCTCAACCCGAAGGCATCATATTTACTTGTTGATGTACTGTCCTGTGTCTTTGCAACTTTTAACTGATTAAACCCATCAAACGTATATTCAGATACGTTTATTACATCCCCTGGCTCTGTTGCAGCTACCTTTATCTGATTACCATTTCCGTCATAGGTGTATACAGTAGTAATATTCGAACCATTACGCACTTCTAAAACATCTGTCAAACGGTTTGATTTATCATAATGGTATGTCAATTTTGAACTTACATCATTTAATACATCTTCAACTGTTTGTGTATTTCGATTACCTGCTCCGTCATAGGTGTAAGTTGTTTTTCTTCCACCCGGTTCAACTACTGCTCTTATTCTACCTAAATTATCATATTCAAAGCTTGTTTTTCCTTTTGGCTCGATCTTTGATATCTGTAAACTATTTTCATCATACTCATACTCATAGATATCTACCGATGAACCTACTTGATTGACAAGCTTTTTTAATCTGATTATCTCATTGTAAGTACCTCTATACTAAGTATACATTATTTAACTGTCCTTTCCAAGGTTAATTGTAATAGAACACTTTTTTACTCCCAAATTCTCTTTTCCATAATTATATTATCTTTTCAACAAAAAATACTTTTAATTTTTTGTTTTAACCTTCTACATTTAATGGTTAGTCTTCTGCTTGTTGCATCCTCATACTCAAGTTTTTGTTGGCTAAAGTTCTAATCTGGTTAGCATACTTTGCATTTTTAATATTTCGCAACTCATTTAGTATATAACTAGGAGTTACTGGATTTTCAGCAATTGCTCTTAAGAATCGACAATTATTTGATTTATAGTATTTATTAATCTGCTTAATACTTTTAGTTTTAGTTAAATGCTTTTCAATGCTTTGCTCAATTACTAACCTTTTCAATTCTTCAAAATTTGTTAGTGAAAATAAACTCTTTAATAAAATTCTTCGCTTTTCATTACTTGTATAATCCATATTTATCAAAACTCTCCATAGCCATTCATTATCTTTGAACTTCCTTAATAGTTCAACAAAATCATAACTTGAATAGTTTTCATCGATAAAATATCTCTTCCCTAAGGTAATAACAGCTTCATCCACTTGGTATGCTATTTTCAATAAAAATTTATCTGATAATGGTAAATGTCCTAATGTTTGAATAGCTATATGATTATTAATAAGATAATCAATAAACTCATCTTTTAGAGAATCTTTATGAATATAGGGTAAACATTCACTCCAGAATCTTTCTTCCAGCTTGGTCCCTTTTAACTTTTCCTTAACAATATTAATTAAAGTCTCATGCAAAATACAAACATCTTGATTATACAAGCATTTATATAAGTAAAATTCATCATTTATTATATCTCTTAAATCAGTTAGAGAAGCTTCCTTCACAAAACTAAACCAACCAATAACATTTTCAAATTTCATAAAATCATCCCTTAAATTTAATAATATGGTTCTACCTTAAATATATTAGAAATACTTATTCTAAATGTTTAAGGTAGAACCGCAGACTGTCATAAATATATTACGTACGCTTTATCCATCTTTTTATTTGTTTTATAGTTTTAGTTATCTTGTCCATATTATTTTCTATAACTTTCTTCTGTCTAGGCGTTAATGAATAACCTTTAAGTGGCTTTCCACGTGGGCCTATATGAGATACAGGTCCTCCACCTTCAACATGTAAGTGCACTGGATCGCCATGATCGTTTGATCTATATTTATGATCAATTCTTACTCCATTTTCAGTAACCACTTCATTTTCTGGCAAAGTTACTTTGTGCTTCAATCTAGTTTCAGCTTTCTTACTATAACGTCCACCATATACTAGCTCATCATATTCTCTAGTTATGGACTTTCCATTAGGTCCTGCAATCTCAGCAACATTACTAACTCCCGTATTAGATTTATAATTTCCTGTAGGAATAGGACACTTTTTATTACCAGCATTATGTACCAGAACCTTACTCTCTGATACCAAGTATGTGTGCCAGTCTTCTACCTCGAAGTTATAAGTCTTTACAGGCTCTTCCAGTCTCTCACGGCGAATTTCTTTTATTTCAAGTACTTCTCCTGAGTAGAGCTTTACTTTATCTCCCTCTAGAAGATTCCCTGCTTCTACCCAACCTTTTCCTTCAACCCAGAACGGATGTGGTGCGGTAGATTTTATCTGTGAATATCCTACATATATATGAATTATTTCATATGTCTCATTTACAAATAGTTGCTTAACCGTTTTTAGTCCTTTTTCGCCTGTATCGACATTTACTGAATATACTTGGTCTCCAACCTTTATGTCTTCTATCCGTTTATGTCCGTCTTTTGTATACACAAGTGTATCGGCAGTAAAGCACATTCCTAATTCTGGATGCTTACATTCTCTCTTTACAATTGACTGAACTTTTGTCTTAACTCCGCTAAGCTTGTTAAGAATCTTGTTGTAGTTTTCTAATTATATCAGGTCAATTTTACCATAAATTAGTGATAATTTTCAAATTGGGACAGGTGTTCACAATTTAGTTTTTCAAATTGTAGTAGGATTCAAGGTGAAATTTAGAAAAAATAAGTATTGCATAATAGTTCCGATGTTATATAATAAAAAAGAGCAGAGATTAACTGCCCTTTAATATTTAGATTAGGTTATAGATAACTGAAAATCTCTAAGCATTAATTCTACGACTTCACAACGTTTTTTACCTATACGGTTGATGACCGTTGGGTTGAGGCTGCCTGATGCAGAGAATAACTTTTTGCCATGATAAGTGGCATAGAGTAGAATGAGTTCTTGAAAGACTTTTTCATTCATTTGTTTTGATATGTAAGCATCACTGGCAGCTTTAATTTGTTCTGCCAGGAGCTTTACGGTTTTTGGGTTTCTTAATATATCGATTTCGTACTTTTTGTACCTTTTTTGTACCATTTTTTGAACTAACCTCCTTACATATCAAAATCTTTTTGACTTAGATAAGACAATTTCTTCGTCTATCTGTTTCTGTTTTATTGAGCAGGCATACATAAGGCTTGCAGTTACAAGACTGTTAACAAGGCGCGGTACACCTTTCGATGCAGAATATATGGCTTCTATTGCCGGTTGGGTGAATATATTTTCATGTAAACCGGCAGCTTTCAGTCTCGTACCTATATAATCCGGCAGCTCTTCAGGTTTTAATCCCTGCATTACATATTTTACGGCTATACGCTGTTTTAAAGGTGCATTTACAGCCAACTGCAATTTATTCCTGATTTGAGATTGGCCTGACAATATCAATATAAAAGGGTTTTCAGAGTCCATTTTAAAGTTAAACAAAAGCCTAAATTCTTCAAGTATACTGTTTGAAAGCATCTGTACCTCATCGAGCATAATGACGGGTGTAATCCTTTGGTTATAGTACAGGGACATTATCGCTTGCTATATCTGATGAAACATTGTAACTTTTTTGTACGAAGGCATTTCTCCCAAGGATATTAACAATCCCCGGTAAAAGTCCATTACGGTAACTGTTGACAAAGAAAAATAGCAAGGTTTGTAGAGTCCGGGATTTAATCCGGTTGAAAATTTTCTTAAAGCTGAGGATTTTCCCATCCCCGGTTCTCCAATTAAAAGAAACATTCCACGTACGGTTTGGATATATTTAAATCTTGAGTTCAATTCCTTCATATCTTCACTTACATAAACATAGGAAATATCTACTTCTTTTCCGAATGGATTGTATTTTAATCCGAAAAACTGCCTAAACATAGCTATTTCTCACCCTCCATGATTGATTTAAAGGAAATGGTTTGTTTTGATTTTGGGGAGTCGATAAATACTACAGATACTTCGTTATTTTCCAAATCTACTGTCAGTCCGGGTTTTTCAGGTCTGCCTCTTCGTTTCATATGAGCATTGTCATTGAAATTAACCTGCAAAGCTTCGCCGATTTTTTTGCCTTCATGATATATGAATACCGGCATAAAAGGTATATCAAGCCATTGAGGGTCGTATCTTATCTCAACTCTTAACCCTGGAAATTTAATATCAGTTTCATACAATATATTGTTTATGGGAAATGTACCGTCATGGTTAATCTTTCGTTTTATACGCAGAAGGAACTTCTCTTCCAGCTGCGCAGGGTCGGTACAGAGTTTTACCCTTGTGACCTGTGACATGAAGAAATCTAATGGAGTTAATCCGTTGAGGGATGAATGGGGTTTCTTATGATAATCCTCATCAAGCCATTTCCAAAATCTTAAATTCAAGTCTTCCAAGCTCTTGATATTGTTCATATCAAGTGAAGATAAAAATCTTTTCCTGACGGTTAAAAAGAATCTTTCTATCTTGCCCCGAGTGTGAGCAACAAAGGGTTTGGAATGGATAAGAGTGCAGCCTGTGTTTGCACACATGAATTCAAACTGCTGTGAACGATAAATCTTGCCGTTATCTGTATAGAGTATGGAAGGAATGCCTCTTTTCAGCACTGCTTCTTTAAACAAATGCCTTAATGCCTCCAGGTTTTGCGTATAGTAAAATTCACCATGGAGTACAAGCCTTGAAGCATCATCTATATATGCCAACAGATAAGTGGGCTTTTTCTTTCTGCCATCCTGTATGTAAGGCCCATACATTAAATCGCCATACCACAGCTCATTTATGTACTGATGTGCAAATCTTTTAATCTCTTTCTCCTCTTCGGCTTCATGAAGGCTTTTACATTTTGAAAAATTTAAAAACCTGTACAGTGTTGTGAGTGATATCTGTCCTTCTTTTAGTATGCCTTCTTCTATCAGTTTGTCATAGATGATTGTATTGGGTGCCTTAGGGTATGCCTTTTTTATCTCAAGGATCTTTTCAGCAAGTTTCAAATCTATTTTTCTGGAACTTCCTTTATCACTCCGATATCCGGGTTTTAATGCTTCCAGTCCTCCACGCATATAATCACAGTACCATGTTTCTATTGTTTTGGGCAAATATTTCTTTATGCCGTAGTGCGGCATTTCTATAGGCAAAGATGAAATTTGGGCATAATACTCCTTGCGATTATCCACCTGTCCATTCAGTATTGGACTTATCAGTGAAAATCTTTTTAATGCAATGGCATTTCTTACTTCATCGCTTAACATATTTCAGACCTCCTGTTACATTTTCAGGAAGCCATGACCGGTCAGGCCCTTCTTTATTTCGAATATTACCACAATTGTTTGTTCAAACATAGGAAAATATAGTGTTGCAGGCTTAAAATTTCAAAAGAACTTTTTCGAATCCTATTTTATTGCTATAATTTATTTTGCAAGGAATATTTTAGTATTTGCCTGGTGGTATTTTTGAGAGAATGAGTGAATATTGGAATGTTCATTTATTATGGCTAAAACATTTCTTGCTTTTTCTGTTTTTTCAAATTTTTCATCCGGCAATTTCACTCCATGTATTACTTGTCTTATTCCATTTTGTATCATATCGATGTTTTCAACGAATTTTTTTCTGTAATAGTATAAAATTTGCCTTGAGAACTGTAAATCATGTTTCCGGTTTAAGTGTTTTATGAGTGAATTAATGGTGCCTTTGCGATAAAATGATTTGTATAAATATTTAAAGATATGATTTAGTGCATTAATAAATCGAGATAAACAAAAATGGGGAATGTATGATATGGTAGACCTGTATAAGGGGCATATGTAACGTCTGATAAGTATTTGTCCTTTATATTCCTTTGAATAAAAGTATCTCTCATAGAATCCATGTTTTTTGAATTTGACCATCTTATTGCATTTTGAATTATGGCATCTTTTAATAGGTGAAGATGGAAAAGAATAATGTCTTCCAAGTCTAACGTATTTA
It includes:
- a CDS encoding TIGR04540 family protein, which encodes MVQKRYKKYEIDILRNPKTVKLLAEQIKAASDAYISKQMNEKVFQELILLYATYHGKKLFSASGSLNPTVINRIGKKRCEVVELMLRDFQLSIT
- a CDS encoding polymorphic toxin-type HINT domain-containing protein, which translates into the protein MYTKDGHKRIEDIKVGDQVYSVNVDTGEKGLKTVKQLFVNETYEIIHIYVGYSQIKSTAPHPFWVEGKGWVEAGNLLEGDKVKLYSGEVLEIKEIRRERLEEPVKTYNFEVEDWHTYLVSESKVLVHNAGNKKCPIPTGNYKSNTGVSNVAEIAGPNGKSITREYDELVYGGRYSKKAETRLKHKVTLPENEVVTENGVRIDHKYRSNDHGDPVHLHVEGGGPVSHIGPRGKPLKGYSLTPRQKKVIENNMDKITKTIKQIKRWIKRT
- a CDS encoding IS481 family transposase, whose protein sequence is MLSDEVRNAIALKRFSLISPILNGQVDNRKEYYAQISSLPIEMPHYGIKKYLPKTIETWYCDYMRGGLEALKPGYRSDKGSSRKIDLKLAEKILEIKKAYPKAPNTIIYDKLIEEGILKEGQISLTTLYRFLNFSKCKSLHEAEEEKEIKRFAHQYINELWYGDLMYGPYIQDGRKKKPTYLLAYIDDASRLVLHGEFYYTQNLEALRHLFKEAVLKRGIPSILYTDNGKIYRSQQFEFMCANTGCTLIHSKPFVAHTRGKIERFFLTVRKRFLSSLDMNNIKSLEDLNLRFWKWLDEDYHKKPHSSLNGLTPLDFFMSQVTRVKLCTDPAQLEEKFLLRIKRKINHDGTFPINNILYETDIKFPGLRVEIRYDPQWLDIPFMPVFIYHEGKKIGEALQVNFNDNAHMKRRGRPEKPGLTVDLENNEVSVVFIDSPKSKQTISFKSIMEGEK